From one Acidobacteriota bacterium genomic stretch:
- a CDS encoding glycosyltransferase family 2 protein — protein MITEEKLTRVEIVTPVHNRRDITLQCLRSLSRVNKDGLSVHVVIVDDGSTDGTSEAIRASYPEVEIVSGDGNLWFTAGTNRGIEAALKHDPDFILTINDDEVFDAEFLQRMIATARRNSRSIVGALLLLWDEPHRIFQVAPRWETFSGGFRHWVKQTVWTVPAKPWEVELIVGNCVLFPVAAIRENGLMNEKRFPHFGDAEYTPRMRRNGWKLLVDPSARVFCQPNNLPPRVRKMGAKKLFRTLFIDLGNTHSLRRRFLANWYGAPNRFEALLAFPVFFIRWAIGKNIEGSYAETVPEPPLFETYADRVVG, from the coding sequence ATGATCACGGAAGAAAAGCTGACGCGGGTTGAAATCGTCACGCCGGTCCATAACCGGCGTGACATTACTTTGCAGTGTCTGAGAAGCCTTTCGAGGGTGAATAAGGACGGGCTCTCCGTGCACGTGGTCATCGTCGATGACGGGTCGACGGACGGCACTTCTGAAGCGATCCGGGCATCATATCCAGAGGTCGAGATAGTTTCCGGCGACGGAAACCTGTGGTTCACCGCAGGAACGAATCGCGGGATAGAGGCGGCGCTCAAACACGATCCGGATTTCATTCTGACGATCAACGACGACGAGGTTTTCGACGCGGAATTCCTTCAGCGGATGATCGCGACCGCGCGCCGGAATTCGCGTTCGATCGTCGGCGCGCTGCTCTTGCTTTGGGACGAACCCCACAGAATCTTCCAGGTCGCGCCGCGTTGGGAGACGTTCTCCGGCGGATTTCGGCATTGGGTCAAGCAGACGGTCTGGACGGTGCCGGCCAAACCCTGGGAAGTGGAACTGATCGTCGGCAACTGCGTTCTCTTTCCGGTCGCGGCGATTCGCGAGAACGGCCTGATGAACGAAAAGCGGTTTCCCCATTTCGGCGATGCCGAGTACACGCCGAGGATGCGCCGCAACGGCTGGAAGCTATTGGTCGACCCGTCCGCACGCGTTTTTTGCCAACCCAACAATCTCCCGCCGCGGGTTCGGAAGATGGGCGCGAAAAAGCTCTTTCGGACGCTTTTCATCGATCTCGGCAACACACACAGTCTTCGCCGGAGGTTTCTCGCCAACTGGTACGGCGCGCCGAACCGATTCGAAGCGCTGCTCGCCTTTCCGGTCTTTTTCATTCGCTGGGCGATCGGAAAGAACATCGAAGGAAGCTACGCTGAAACGGTTCCTGAGCCGCCTCTCTTCGAAACATATGCCGACCGCGTCGTTGGCTGA
- a CDS encoding polysaccharide biosynthesis tyrosine autokinase gives MKESREIIKKQAPERTEIERPYNVEMPSQPGGYGGYRELYAQEGMQLIDYWRAIRKRLWLVIGITVLITTLTAIYMARRPNIYQATATVQVDLEQTNPDLVTSERRVSVTNPDPAYFNTQLQLLTSETLLRRAVKELNLDGNKEFQAAKAEESTSAWRSFLKTIGLASDTKKKDEKTLGDAAGGSSATGEEIAEAIRLAPFIDVIRKNLTVEPVRESRQTVKETRLINVSFRHSNSDLAANVVNGIASVFSKQNQERRSGTSKKTSDFLDDRIADLQTQIKSDEVKLVELKRTSGIIDLDERSTIVLQRLEGLNKQLLDSENLRKNAEAQYNAVRNSPDQLNSLAEAEVIRYTTERENDIRTIRNRTMEMVTQLRAEKEKLLVEYRDSAPEVQEIDKKIETLNNGLKEAQDKNEKDLKDFRTRASQTILDNLRTKYVQSKGQEDKIRAAFSEQYNQAQSQNGAAINIRLLEQNLETNKGFLKDLNQQQSSNIIVSQGSDNNISIAEIAIPPEVPIAPRRLMTVLAALVLSTLFGAGLALFLEYLDDTIHSTEEVESLLQLPALAAIPTIDSMPKRRLLLVGANGEEQEPKGSTELLINNDPRSSLAEAYRQLRTSILLSTAGHAPKSLLVTSSLPAEGKTTTAVNTAISLAQTGAKVLVIDADMRRPRLHSVFGISNAQGLSTILSSEMTPAEIVETVQYDDDAKLHLLPSGPIPPNPAELIGSEQMTNFLKVMQDNFTHVVVDSPPIASFTDGVLIASMVDGVILVVHSGKSSRQVVRRARQFLQDVGAKVLGVVLNNVNLRSQNDYYYYQTYYHQDYYRHDDEGQ, from the coding sequence ATGAAAGAGAGTCGCGAGATCATTAAAAAGCAAGCCCCCGAGCGAACGGAAATCGAACGTCCCTACAATGTCGAGATGCCGTCGCAGCCGGGCGGTTACGGCGGGTATCGCGAGTTGTACGCCCAAGAGGGAATGCAGCTCATCGATTACTGGCGGGCGATCCGCAAGCGACTCTGGCTGGTGATCGGTATCACGGTGCTGATAACGACCCTGACCGCGATCTATATGGCGCGGCGCCCGAACATCTATCAGGCGACCGCAACGGTCCAGGTCGATCTTGAGCAAACGAATCCGGATCTCGTGACCAGCGAACGCCGCGTCAGCGTGACCAACCCGGATCCGGCGTACTTCAACACCCAGCTCCAGCTGCTGACGAGCGAGACGCTGCTTCGACGCGCGGTCAAGGAATTGAACCTCGACGGCAACAAGGAGTTTCAGGCGGCAAAGGCCGAAGAATCGACCTCGGCGTGGCGCTCATTCCTCAAAACCATAGGGCTCGCGAGCGACACCAAGAAAAAGGATGAAAAGACGCTGGGCGATGCCGCCGGAGGTTCTTCGGCGACCGGAGAAGAAATCGCCGAAGCGATCCGGCTGGCGCCGTTCATCGACGTTATCCGCAAGAACCTGACGGTCGAGCCGGTGCGGGAATCCCGCCAAACGGTGAAGGAAACGCGTCTGATAAATGTTTCGTTCCGTCACTCGAATTCGGATCTGGCCGCAAATGTCGTCAATGGAATCGCCAGTGTTTTCTCCAAGCAAAATCAGGAAAGACGTTCCGGAACCAGCAAAAAGACGAGCGATTTCCTCGACGACCGGATCGCGGACCTGCAAACCCAGATCAAGAGCGACGAGGTGAAACTTGTCGAACTCAAGCGCACGTCCGGGATCATCGATCTTGACGAGCGTTCGACGATCGTTCTCCAGCGCCTCGAAGGACTGAACAAACAGCTTCTCGATTCGGAGAATCTCCGCAAGAATGCCGAGGCCCAGTACAACGCCGTTCGGAATTCGCCCGATCAACTGAATTCTCTGGCTGAAGCCGAGGTGATCCGGTACACGACCGAGCGCGAGAACGATATCCGGACAATCCGCAACCGGACGATGGAAATGGTTACGCAGCTACGGGCGGAAAAGGAAAAGCTGCTCGTCGAATACCGCGATTCGGCGCCGGAAGTTCAAGAGATCGACAAGAAGATCGAGACCCTGAACAACGGACTCAAGGAAGCGCAGGACAAGAACGAAAAGGACCTCAAGGACTTTCGGACGCGCGCTTCGCAGACGATCCTCGACAATCTGCGCACGAAATACGTACAGTCGAAAGGCCAGGAGGACAAGATCCGCGCCGCTTTCAGCGAACAATACAATCAGGCACAGTCGCAGAACGGCGCGGCGATCAATATCAGGCTTTTGGAGCAGAACCTCGAGACCAACAAAGGTTTTCTCAAGGATCTCAACCAGCAGCAGAGTTCTAACATCATCGTTTCGCAAGGGTCCGATAACAATATCAGCATCGCGGAGATCGCGATCCCGCCCGAAGTTCCGATCGCGCCGCGGCGCTTGATGACGGTGCTCGCGGCGTTGGTCCTGTCGACTCTGTTCGGCGCCGGACTCGCGTTGTTCCTCGAATACCTCGACGATACGATCCATTCGACAGAGGAAGTCGAAAGCCTTCTGCAACTGCCGGCTCTGGCCGCGATCCCGACGATCGATTCGATGCCGAAGCGGCGATTGCTGCTCGTTGGGGCAAATGGAGAGGAGCAGGAACCGAAAGGGAGCACCGAATTGCTGATCAATAACGATCCGCGTTCGTCCCTGGCGGAAGCGTACAGGCAACTCAGGACCTCGATCCTGCTTTCGACCGCCGGGCACGCACCCAAATCGCTGCTCGTTACCTCGAGCCTTCCGGCCGAAGGAAAAACGACGACCGCCGTCAACACCGCGATCAGCCTCGCGCAGACCGGCGCGAAAGTGCTCGTGATCGACGCCGATATGCGCCGGCCGCGCCTGCACAGCGTTTTCGGGATCAGCAACGCGCAGGGCTTGAGTACCATTCTCTCAAGCGAAATGACGCCTGCGGAAATCGTCGAAACGGTTCAGTATGACGACGACGCGAAACTCCACTTGTTGCCGTCGGGACCGATCCCGCCGAATCCGGCGGAACTGATCGGTTCTGAGCAGATGACCAATTTTCTGAAGGTGATGCAGGATAATTTCACACATGTCGTCGTCGATTCGCCGCCGATCGCTTCGTTCACGGACGGCGTTTTGATCGCGTCGATGGTCGACGGCGTGATTCTCGTCGTCCATTCGGGAAAGAGTTCCCGCCAGGTTGTCCGTCGCGCCCGCCAGTTTCTTCAGGATGTCGGTGCGAAGGTCTTGGGCGTAGTGCTCAACAACGTCAATCTGCGATCTCAGAACGACTACTATTACTATCAAACGTATTACCACCAAGATTATTATCGTCACGATGACGAAGGGCAATGA
- a CDS encoding polysaccharide biosynthesis/export family protein, with translation MNALRFIFSVSLAVLSVSTFVSAQGAIPGAGTRDDRYRIGYQDVLDVTVFKHSELNTRVSINPDGTIILPRATKPIDAYCKTERELKAIIEEDYRSFLKNPYVNVVVAEQRSQSFGVMGAVEKPGNFFVSRRIPLLELLSFAGGPNKEAGSRLLVARLGSSAACRLSMDAVATPEQFALMNFKIRDVQEGKRNMVMQPGDVVSVLEADSIFVYGNVNKQGEVKVKEPRTLRQIIASAEGFAPSSQKDKIRVFRQKPDSLDWEEAVYNIKEIEKGKIADPFLMPGDIVAVSEDKFAAIVKKVTDGVTGGFSNLPILIR, from the coding sequence ATGAACGCGTTACGATTTATTTTTTCGGTTTCGCTTGCGGTTTTGTCGGTCTCGACGTTCGTTTCGGCGCAGGGCGCGATCCCCGGGGCCGGAACGCGTGACGACCGCTACCGGATCGGATATCAGGACGTGCTCGACGTCACGGTCTTCAAGCATTCGGAGCTGAATACGCGGGTTTCGATCAATCCCGACGGAACCATCATCCTGCCGCGGGCGACGAAACCGATCGACGCCTATTGCAAGACCGAACGCGAACTGAAGGCGATCATCGAAGAGGATTACCGGAGTTTTCTGAAGAATCCTTATGTCAATGTCGTCGTCGCGGAACAGCGTTCGCAGTCGTTCGGCGTTATGGGCGCGGTCGAAAAACCGGGGAATTTCTTCGTCAGCCGCCGAATTCCTTTGCTCGAACTGCTGTCCTTCGCGGGCGGACCGAACAAAGAGGCGGGTTCGCGGCTGCTCGTCGCACGGCTCGGAAGTTCCGCGGCGTGCCGTCTGAGTATGGACGCGGTCGCGACGCCCGAACAGTTCGCGCTGATGAATTTCAAGATCCGCGACGTTCAGGAAGGCAAGCGCAATATGGTGATGCAGCCCGGCGACGTCGTCTCGGTCCTTGAGGCCGACTCGATCTTTGTCTACGGAAACGTCAACAAGCAGGGCGAGGTAAAGGTCAAGGAGCCGCGTACTTTGCGCCAGATCATCGCCTCCGCCGAGGGCTTCGCGCCGTCGTCACAGAAGGACAAGATCCGGGTTTTCCGGCAGAAACCCGACAGTTTGGATTGGGAAGAGGCTGTTTACAACATCAAGGAAATTGAAAAAGGGAAGATCGCCGATCCGTTCCTAATGCCGGGAGACATCGTTGCAGTTTCCGAAGACAAGTTTGCGGCGATCGTCAAAAAGGTCACCGACGGCGTGACCGGCGGATTCAGCAACCTCCCGATCCTGATCCGATAA
- the mutS gene encoding DNA mismatch repair protein MutS, producing the protein MQNATPMYRQYLEIKKQHPGTILLFRLGDFYEMFNEDAVTGSRELEITLTARQKDSPNPIPMCGVPHHAAATYIARLVRKGYRVAICDQTEEAGKGVKLVKREVVRVITPGTAIDPQLLEAKESVYLAAVAGSGDTFGLAFLELSTGEFLATEHRGGNSWAKACAEIESFAPREILFPESLRTLVESTFGNARSTLLAGAADDGRTLSTGGSRFSATLTGLDDWQFHPADAAELLKAQLKVRELNSFGLKDNAEATRAAGACLRYARDTQRAAAEHISEIRFVETHDHMVLDAVTVRNLELVESRGESGKRTLFAVIDETVTGMGARLLRSWLLRPSIKRQEIESRLAAVSELGNSFLRDQVRFLLKEVADLERLVGRLNLGTATARDLIALNRSLSQAPRIRSALSDAESLMLRVLSESIHELPDIASLIDRAIADEPPLNLNDGGLIRDGYSAELDELRRLSRSGKQVIAEFEDGERVRTGISNLKIKFNGVFGYFIEVSKGNLARVPADYERRQTVANAERYTTPQLKEWEQKVLGADEKIVRLETEIFQTVRAQVREETPKLQATARALAALDAVSSLAETAVRRNYTAPMLHDGDEIAIKDGRHPIVEAFLSETFIPNDIYLNSSTDRLLIITGPNMGGKSTLLRQIAIIQILAQIGSFVPAKNARLPIIDRVWTRVGASDDLSSGRSTFMVEMTETATILHNATPRSLILLDEIGRGTSTFDGLSIAWAVAEFLHNSPDHSAKTLFATHYHELTELAESLPGARNFQVTASERDGDVVFLHKLQKGKASKSYGIAVAKLAGLPQKVIERAKSVLEKLEKYELAVFREGRAEAAAESGASGRAAAKRSAAQVSLFAISNETLIDELREIDVDGITAKEAKEILAGMKKRVI; encoded by the coding sequence ATGCAAAACGCGACGCCGATGTACCGGCAGTATCTCGAGATCAAGAAACAGCATCCCGGAACCATCCTTCTGTTCCGCCTCGGAGATTTTTACGAGATGTTCAACGAAGACGCCGTAACCGGTTCACGTGAACTCGAAATAACACTGACGGCGCGGCAGAAGGATTCGCCGAATCCGATCCCGATGTGCGGCGTTCCGCATCACGCCGCCGCGACCTACATCGCGCGACTCGTACGCAAAGGCTATCGGGTCGCGATCTGCGACCAGACCGAAGAGGCCGGAAAAGGCGTAAAGCTCGTAAAACGCGAGGTTGTCCGCGTCATCACGCCCGGAACGGCGATCGATCCGCAACTTTTGGAAGCAAAGGAATCGGTCTATCTGGCGGCGGTTGCCGGGTCGGGCGACACATTCGGACTGGCTTTTCTCGAGTTGTCGACCGGCGAGTTTCTCGCGACCGAGCACCGCGGGGGAAACTCCTGGGCGAAGGCTTGCGCCGAGATCGAGAGTTTTGCGCCCCGCGAGATACTTTTTCCGGAGAGTCTGCGCACCCTGGTCGAATCGACATTCGGAAACGCGCGTTCGACGCTGTTAGCCGGCGCGGCGGACGACGGACGGACGCTCTCAACCGGCGGGTCGCGTTTTTCCGCGACGCTGACCGGTCTCGACGACTGGCAGTTTCATCCGGCGGACGCCGCGGAATTACTTAAAGCACAACTTAAGGTTCGGGAGCTTAACTCGTTCGGTCTTAAAGACAACGCAGAAGCGACGCGGGCCGCCGGCGCGTGTCTCCGATACGCCCGGGATACGCAGCGTGCGGCAGCCGAACATATTTCCGAGATACGGTTTGTCGAGACCCACGATCATATGGTGCTCGACGCCGTCACGGTCCGAAATCTCGAACTCGTCGAATCACGCGGCGAGAGCGGCAAACGGACGCTCTTCGCGGTCATCGACGAAACCGTCACCGGAATGGGCGCGCGGCTTCTGCGTTCGTGGCTACTCCGGCCGTCGATCAAAAGGCAGGAGATCGAATCGAGGCTCGCGGCCGTCAGCGAACTGGGCAATTCGTTCCTTCGCGACCAGGTTCGTTTTCTGCTGAAGGAGGTTGCGGATCTCGAACGGCTCGTCGGACGTCTGAATCTCGGCACGGCGACCGCCCGCGATCTGATCGCGCTCAATCGATCACTTTCGCAGGCTCCGCGAATTCGGTCGGCATTGTCGGACGCTGAATCCTTGATGCTCCGTGTCCTTTCCGAGAGTATCCACGAACTCCCTGACATTGCGTCACTGATCGATCGGGCGATCGCCGACGAGCCGCCGCTCAACTTGAACGACGGGGGATTGATCCGCGACGGTTACAGCGCCGAACTCGACGAACTTCGCCGTCTGAGCCGTTCCGGAAAACAAGTAATCGCCGAATTCGAAGATGGCGAACGCGTTCGGACCGGGATCTCCAACCTCAAGATAAAGTTCAACGGCGTTTTCGGCTATTTCATAGAGGTTTCGAAAGGAAACCTGGCGCGCGTTCCGGCAGATTACGAGCGCCGGCAGACGGTCGCAAACGCGGAACGTTACACCACGCCGCAGCTCAAGGAATGGGAACAAAAGGTCCTCGGGGCCGACGAGAAGATAGTCCGGCTCGAGACCGAAATCTTCCAGACCGTCCGCGCGCAGGTTCGCGAAGAGACTCCGAAACTCCAGGCGACGGCCCGCGCGCTGGCCGCGCTCGACGCCGTTTCGTCGTTGGCGGAGACCGCCGTGCGTCGAAACTATACCGCTCCGATGCTTCACGACGGCGACGAGATCGCGATCAAGGACGGGCGCCATCCGATCGTCGAGGCTTTCCTTTCGGAGACGTTCATTCCAAACGATATCTATCTCAATAGCTCGACGGATCGTCTGTTGATCATAACCGGTCCGAATATGGGCGGAAAGTCAACGCTTCTGAGGCAGATCGCGATCATCCAGATTCTGGCGCAAATCGGTTCGTTCGTCCCGGCGAAGAACGCGCGTCTGCCGATCATCGACCGAGTCTGGACGCGTGTCGGCGCATCCGACGATCTTTCGAGCGGTCGCTCGACGTTTATGGTCGAGATGACCGAAACGGCGACGATCCTCCATAACGCGACGCCCCGAAGCCTGATCCTGCTCGACGAGATCGGGCGCGGAACATCGACCTTCGACGGACTTTCGATCGCCTGGGCGGTCGCCGAGTTCCTGCATAATTCGCCGGACCATTCGGCGAAGACGCTCTTCGCGACGCATTATCACGAGCTCACTGAACTTGCGGAGAGTCTGCCGGGAGCGAGGAATTTCCAGGTGACCGCAAGCGAAAGGGACGGAGACGTTGTCTTTCTTCACAAACTCCAGAAGGGCAAAGCCTCCAAATCCTACGGGATCGCCGTTGCGAAACTTGCGGGGCTGCCGCAAAAAGTCATCGAACGCGCGAAGAGCGTCCTCGAAAAGCTTGAAAAATATGAACTTGCGGTGTTTCGTGAAGGCCGCGCTGAAGCTGCTGCCGAGTCGGGCGCCTCGGGGCGCGCCGCAGCCAAGAGGTCGGCCGCGCAGGTCTCGCTGTTTGCGATCTCGAACGAAACTCTGATCGATGAACTTCGCGAGATCGACGTCGACGGCATCACCGCGAAGGAAGCGAAAGAAATCCTCGCCGGAATGAAGAAGCGCGTCATCTAA